Proteins co-encoded in one Daphnia carinata strain CSIRO-1 chromosome 3, CSIRO_AGI_Dcar_HiC_V3, whole genome shotgun sequence genomic window:
- the LOC130685604 gene encoding glutamate receptor U1-like isoform X2 codes for MLTPTLYLFIIFISLINVAVNQLPLPSHMVATSPEPPFVEIPGIKSSYFALIARDTLYLLATRLQFSLTITHPPDFLFGGYKNGKWDGIIGQLLRKEADLGASLNAITYARYTAIDFSVPVIYDVTGILIPFPDESSKIMAALQPFSIEVWIAFFSATFLICLTLSVEGKIHSTRKTFGDHIMWVISIITSQGVLTSLLAVPNYIPIINTLDELATSSVIKPVTIRSTAVDDMMLNAKNGTYKLIGDTFRKYPNETLVANTLVGVNRAVEGGYGFLEPRTSLLSLMENDRKEHKVCRVTLAKQTFYPRAFAYLLPKKSPFKDAFDRQILLLQQFGFIIHFQRKIVLQSNRCLLQKKKVRSRAPRFTLDHVSSSFVILFVGYAASFCSFVLENIRNAFDYDW; via the exons ATGTTAACACCAACGTTGtacttatttattatttttataagtCTCATAAATGTGGCGGTTAACCAGCTACCATTGCCATCACATATGGTAGCAACATCACCTGAG CCTCCCTTCGTGGAAATCCCTGGAATTAAAAGCAGTTACTTTGCTTTGATTGCAAGAGACACTTTATACCTGTTGGCTACCCGGCTTCAATTTTC TTTGACGATAACGCACCCACCTGATTTCCTGTTCGGAGGTTACAAGAATGGCAAATGGGACGGCATCATCGGACAACTGTTGCGAAAA GAGGCCGACTTAGGTGCAAGTTTGAATGCCATAACTTATGCACGATATACTGCAATTGACTTCAGTGTCCCGGTAATATACGACGTTACTGGTATTCTAATTCCTTTTCCGGATGAATCTTCAAAAATCATGGCGGCGCTTCAGCCATTCAGTATAGAG GTATGGATAGCTTTCTTCTCCGCAACCTTCCTCATATGCTTAACTTTATCCGTGGAAGGGAAAATCCATTCAACCAGAAAAACGTTTGGAGACCACATTATGTGGGTTATTAGCATCATAACTAGTCAAG GAGTGTTGACATCCCTGCTGGCCGTCCCCAACTACATTCCAATTATTAACACTTTAGACGAGCTAGCTACAAGTTCAGTTATCAAGCCTGTGACGATAAGGAGCACCGCTGTCGACGATATGATGCTG AATGCCAAAAATGGAACGTATAAACTAATCGGCGATACCTTCCGGAAATATCCAAACGAAACCTTGGTAGCAAATACACTTGTTGGTGTGAACAGAGCAGTTGAAGGGGGTTATGGATTCTTAGAG CCAAGAACTTCGCTTCTATCGCTAATGGAGAATGACCGAAAGGAACATAAAGTTTGCCGAGTTACTTTGGCCAAGCAGACATTTTACCCTAGAGCTTTTGCATACCTTCTCCCAAAAAAAAGCCCCTTCAAGGATGCATTTGATCGACA GATATTGCTGTTACAACAATTTGGATTTATCATTCACTTTCAAAGGAAAATTGTCTTGCAAAGTAATCGTTGCCtactgcaaaaaaagaaagttcgaAGTCGAGCACCGAGATTTACTTTGGATCATGTCAGTAGTTCATTCGTCATTCTTTTTGTCGGATACGCTGCATCCTTCTGTAGTTTTGTCCTCGAAAACATCCGAAATGCTTTCGACTACGATTGGTAG
- the LOC130685611 gene encoding spermidine synthase-like, with the protein MDFLKSGWFSELSPMWPGQCISLEVDEILHQEKSEFQDILVLKSKTYGTVLILDGVIQCTELDEFSYQEMISFLPISCHPNPQKVLIVGGGDGGVARELVKHPLVQSVVQCEIDERVVEVSKKFLPFMAKGFDDPKLTLHIGDGFEFIKNHPAEFDVIITDSSDPIGPAASLFQESYFQLVRQALRPGGIVCSQGENAWFHSHLISPLLKSCTELFPVVDYAYTCIPTYPGGQIGFILCSTNPATQFRNPIHQLSETECEKMQLRYYSSEMHSAAFVVPRFARKALIKSPKADEKETL; encoded by the exons ATGGATTTCCTGAAGAGTGGTTGGTTTAGTGAATTGAGCCCCATGTGGCCTGGTCAATGTATTTCTTTGGAAGTAGATGAAATTCTTCATCAAGAAAAATCTGAATTTCAAGATATCCTTGTCCTTAAATC GAAAACCTACGGCACTGTACTAATTTTAGATGGTGTGATTCAATGTACTGAACTAGATGAATTTTCTTACCAAGAAATGATATCTTTTTTGCCGATATCCTGCCACCCCAATCCCCAAAAG GTCTTGATTGTGGGTGGAGGTGATGGAGGAGTAGCACGCGAGCTAGTCAAACATCCACTTGTACAATCTGTTGTACAATGTGAAATAGATGAAAGAGTTGTTGAAGTCTCAAAGAAATTTCTCCCTTTCATGGCCAAAGGATTTGATGATCCCAAACTAACACTTCATATAGGAGATGGATTTGAATTTATTAAGAATCACCCTGCTGAATTTGATGTTATCATCACTGATTCATCAGACCCAATtg GACCAGCTGCTTCTTTGTTTCAAGAGAGTTATTTCCAACTTGTACGTCAAGCATTAAGGCCAGGTGGCATTGTGTGCTCTCAAGGGGAAAATGCTTGGTTTCATAGTCATCTGATTTCTCCTCTTCTAAAAAGCTGCACTGAATTGTTTCCTGTGGTGGATTATGCCTATACATGTATACCAACATATCCTGGAGGTCAAATAGGATTCATTTTATGCAGTACAAATCCT gcgACACAGTTTCGGAATCCCATTCACCAATTGTCTGAAACCGAGTGTGAAAAAATGCAACTACGATATTACTCTTCAGAAATGCATTCAGCAGCTTTTGTTGTACCGCGTTTCGCTCGAAAAGCCCTCATCAAATCGCCTAAAGCCGACGAGAAAGAAACGCTTTAA
- the LOC130685620 gene encoding cilia- and flagella-associated protein 20, whose translation MFKNTFQSGFLSVLYSIGSKPLQLWDKIVRNGHIKRITDNDIQSLVLEIVGTNVSTTYITCPADPKKTLGIKLPYLVMIVKNMKKYFTFEVQILDDKNVRRRFRASNYQSTTRVKPFICTMPMRLDEGWNQIQFNLADFTRRAYGTNYVETLRIQIHANCRIRRIYFSDRLYSEDELPAEFKLYLPVQAKAKV comes from the exons atgtttaaaaacactTTTCAAAGTGGATTTCTTTCAGTCCTTTATAGCATTGGCAGCAAGCCTTTGCAGCTTTGGGACAAAATTGTGCGCAATGGCCATATCAAGCGAATAACTGACAACGACATCCAG TCCCTTGTCTTAGAAATCGTTGGAACCAATGTTTCAACGACATACATAACATGCCCTGCTGATCCAAAAAAGACTCTAGGAATAAAACTTCCTTATCTTGTTATGATTGTCAAGAAcatgaaaaaatatttcaccTTTGAAGTTCAG atattaGATGATAAAAATGTTAGACGTAGATTCAGAGCAAGCAACTACCAGTCAACTACAAGAGTGAAGCCTTTCATATGTACAATGCCAATGCGGCTTGATGAAGGATGGAATCAGATTCAGTTTAATTTGGCTGATTTCACTCGTCGGGCTTATGGGACAAATTATGTGGAAACTCTGAGGATTCAAATTCATGCCAATTGCAGAATTCGTCGCATCTACTTCTCTGACAGACTCTATTCTGAAGATGAGTTGCCTGCTGAGTTTAAGCTCTATCTGCCTGTACAGGCCAAAGCTAAAGTGTAA
- the LOC130685604 gene encoding glutamate receptor ionotropic, delta-1-like isoform X1: protein MLTPTLYLFIIFISLINVAVNQLPLPSHMVATSPEPPFVEIPGIKSSYFALIARDTLYLLATRLQFSLTITHPPDFLFGGYKNGKWDGIIGQLLRKEADLGASLNAITYARYTAIDFSVPVIYDVTGILIPFPDESSKIMAALQPFSIEVWIAFFSATFLICLTLSVEGKIHSTRKTFGDHIMWVISIITSQGFGHCENRLALRLTGATWSLTNVVFIYVYTGVLTSLLAVPNYIPIINTLDELATSSVIKPVTIRSTAVDDMMLNAKNGTYKLIGDTFRKYPNETLVANTLVGVNRAVEGGYGFLEPRTSLLSLMENDRKEHKVCRVTLAKQTFYPRAFAYLLPKKSPFKDAFDRQILLLQQFGFIIHFQRKIVLQSNRCLLQKKKVRSRAPRFTLDHVSSSFVILFVGYAASFCSFVLENIRNAFDYDW from the exons ATGTTAACACCAACGTTGtacttatttattatttttataagtCTCATAAATGTGGCGGTTAACCAGCTACCATTGCCATCACATATGGTAGCAACATCACCTGAG CCTCCCTTCGTGGAAATCCCTGGAATTAAAAGCAGTTACTTTGCTTTGATTGCAAGAGACACTTTATACCTGTTGGCTACCCGGCTTCAATTTTC TTTGACGATAACGCACCCACCTGATTTCCTGTTCGGAGGTTACAAGAATGGCAAATGGGACGGCATCATCGGACAACTGTTGCGAAAA GAGGCCGACTTAGGTGCAAGTTTGAATGCCATAACTTATGCACGATATACTGCAATTGACTTCAGTGTCCCGGTAATATACGACGTTACTGGTATTCTAATTCCTTTTCCGGATGAATCTTCAAAAATCATGGCGGCGCTTCAGCCATTCAGTATAGAG GTATGGATAGCTTTCTTCTCCGCAACCTTCCTCATATGCTTAACTTTATCCGTGGAAGGGAAAATCCATTCAACCAGAAAAACGTTTGGAGACCACATTATGTGGGTTATTAGCATCATAACTAGTCAAG GATTTGGACATTGTGAAAACCGATTAGCCTTGCGCCTAACAG GAGCCACCTGGAGTTTAACAAACGTAGTGTTCATCTACGTATATACAGGAGTGTTGACATCCCTGCTGGCCGTCCCCAACTACATTCCAATTATTAACACTTTAGACGAGCTAGCTACAAGTTCAGTTATCAAGCCTGTGACGATAAGGAGCACCGCTGTCGACGATATGATGCTG AATGCCAAAAATGGAACGTATAAACTAATCGGCGATACCTTCCGGAAATATCCAAACGAAACCTTGGTAGCAAATACACTTGTTGGTGTGAACAGAGCAGTTGAAGGGGGTTATGGATTCTTAGAG CCAAGAACTTCGCTTCTATCGCTAATGGAGAATGACCGAAAGGAACATAAAGTTTGCCGAGTTACTTTGGCCAAGCAGACATTTTACCCTAGAGCTTTTGCATACCTTCTCCCAAAAAAAAGCCCCTTCAAGGATGCATTTGATCGACA GATATTGCTGTTACAACAATTTGGATTTATCATTCACTTTCAAAGGAAAATTGTCTTGCAAAGTAATCGTTGCCtactgcaaaaaaagaaagttcgaAGTCGAGCACCGAGATTTACTTTGGATCATGTCAGTAGTTCATTCGTCATTCTTTTTGTCGGATACGCTGCATCCTTCTGTAGTTTTGTCCTCGAAAACATCCGAAATGCTTTCGACTACGATTGGTAG